The following coding sequences lie in one Chanos chanos chromosome 4, fChaCha1.1, whole genome shotgun sequence genomic window:
- the prr18 gene encoding proline-rich protein 18, producing MPFPPINLHPRISSPGKELFRKKKTNTNVVPPQSLLGHKSREEKDSEKDQLSTSWPSANLKQMGRKPQQQGSKDPTVRIGPSLETDGKNPWLGLPKPLASSCDSVPRSSSGESAARRSSKYSSRNSIGKEEVEQEIQFSLSLTPEAILVIQKRNLEKQMMAKQQKCCASADLRHRRVFPSKRAQSSSKNAVPMAKLETPNDISTIVKISLLNDQYKYDDVEYEEEDGDVDETVMRKCKEWLKGVESAAAFGKVDKLSSLPHLKSC from the coding sequence ATGCCTTTCCCACCTATAAATCTGCATCCACGGATTTCATCGCCGGGAAAAGAGCTtttcaggaaaaagaaaaccaacacCAACGTTGTGCCTCCCCAGTCTTTGCTAGGTCATAAATCGAGGGAAGAAAAGGACTCAGAAAAAGATCAACTGTCCACATCATGGCCCTCAGCCAATCTGAAACAGATGGGACGAAAGCCACAACAACAAGGGAGCAAGGACCCAACAGTGAGAATTGGTCCCAGTCTAGAGACTGACGGCAAGAATCCATGGCTAGGGCTGCCAAAGCCATTAGCCAGTTCGTGCGACAGTGTTCCGCGCTCGAGCTCCGGGGAGTCAGCGGCACGTCGAAGCAGCAAATACTCCTCGCGGAATTCCATCGGGAAAGAGGAGGTTGAACAGGAGATACAGTTTTCTTTGAGTTTGACTCCTGAGGCTATTCTGGTGATCCAGAAACGGAATCTTGAAAAACAGATGATGGCCAAGCAGCAGAAATGTTGTGCGTCTGCTGACTTAAGACACAGGCGAGTTTTCCCCTCCAAGAGAGCGCAAAGCAGTTCTAAGAACGCTGTACCTATGGCAAAACTGGAGACTCCAAACGACATAAGCACTATCGTTAAGATCTCGCTTCTTAATGACCAGTATAAATATGATGATGTTGAGTATGAGGAGGAGGACGGAGACGTAGACGAAACGGTTATGAGGAAATGCAAAGAGTGGCTTAAAGGTGTAGAAAgtgctgctgcttttggtaaagttgacaaactctcatctcttcCACACCTGAAAAGCTGTTGA